In the genome of Streptomyces fagopyri, the window ACCGTGTCCGACCTGCCGCTCCTGGACGCGGCGCGGCAGCGGCTCGGCGACCCGGAGGCGTCCCTGCGCGAGCGCCGCCACGAGGCGTCCGTCGCCGCCGAACGCGCGCGCAGGGCCGACGTCATCGACAGCCTGCTGCAGAACGTCGTGATCGACGAGAGCGAGGGCGCGTTGGGGATGCTGCACGGACGCGACCTCCAGGACACCCTGATCGACGAGACCGCACCGCCCGGCACCGAACCGGACCCCCTCGCGGGCCCGTTCGCGCACATCGTCGTGGACGAGGCTCAGGAACTGACCGACGCGGAGTGGCGGATGCTGCTGCTCCGCTGCCCGTCCCGGAGCTTCACGATCGTCGGGGACCGGGCCCAGGCCAGACGCGGGTTCACCGAGTCGTGGCGGGAACGGCTCGAACGGGTCGGGTTCGACCGGATCGACGTGGCCACCCTGGGCGTCAACTACCGGACGCCGGAGGAGGTCATGGCGGAAGCCGAGCCGGTCGTGCGCGCCGTGCTCCCGGACGCCAACGTGCCGACGTCCGTCCGCAGCAGTGGCCTGCCCGTCGTGCACGGACCGGTCGAGGATCTGGACTCGGTCCTCGGCGCCTGGCTCGACGCGCATGCCGAGGGCATCGCCTGCGTCATCGGCGATCCCGCGTTCCGGGCGACACCCCGCGTCCGGTCGCTGACTCCGGAGCTGGCGAAGGGACTCGAGTTCGACCTGGTGGTGCTGGTCGACCCGGCGGCGTTCGGCGAGGGGGTGGGAGGAGCGGTGGACCGCTATGTCGCGATGACCCGGGCGACCCGGCAACTCGTCGTCCTCACCGGCTCCTGACGGCGCCCCGGACAGGGCGCGGCCGGGCAGGTGGACGGCCCGCCCCTTCGAGTGCACGGCCAACCCGGTTCCCTGGCACAGAAGTTGAAGATCGCCGAACGGAGCAGGAACACCGCTCCTTCGCCGTCGACGAGCGACAGGAGACCGGGCATCTCAAGTCCCTCGTAGAGGGTGGCCACTTGGCGGAGGGGACCGTCGGGCAGGGCGGCGGCCCTGACGAGGCAGTCCTTGGACAGCCGTGACGGTGCCAGGACTTGAGGATCGTTCAGCCGGTCCCCGCGCCGGTAGAGGCCTCGCGGGAAGGCGGCGTACGCCGACGCGCTGCCGGGGTACGCCGTCCGGCCTGGACTCCCTGACGGACCCGGCCCCGCCTTCTGGAGGTCTCAGCCCCGCGCGGCCTTCCGGGAGCGGAAGGCCGCCGCCTTGACGCGGCCGCGGCACGCGTCCGAGCAGAAGTGGCGTACGGCGTTACGGGAGTTGTCGACGTAGACGCGGTCACACCGCGGTGCCGTGCAGACCCCGAGACGTCCGGCGAGGTCGCTGCCGAGGGCGAGGGCGAGGGCGGTGGCGCATCCGGCGCTCCACCCCACGGAGAGGCTGTCGTCCGCGCCGTGGAAGTGAACCTGCCAGGGCTCGCCGTCGACGCGGTCGAGTTGGGGGCGGGCCCCGGTGGTGCGCAGCAGGCCGTTCACGAGTTCGGCCGCCCGGTCGGTGCGGCCGCTGTCGACGGCGTCGAACACCGCTCGCATCCGCCGGGCCGTCCGTGCGAGGTGGATCGCGTGCTCCGGCTCGACCGCGACGCGGTCGGAAGCGGGCGGTAGCGCGTCGTGGACGGCCCGCGGGAGCCGGTCGCCCTGCGGGGCGGTGTAGGGACGGCCCTGGCGGGCGCCGTCGGTCAGAACGTTCACGAGTGAGACGGCCACATCCAGCAGCGTCGCCACGTGACCATCGAACATCACTTGACTGGTCACTCCTTCCCTTCTAGCGTCCATGTCATCACCGACGATAGTCGATTCGTCGGTTACGGCGGCGGGGTGGGATCTGGTGCGGGGCGGAACGCGGTTGCCGCGAACGGTGCGACTGCTGGTCGTGGCGCGCGCGGTGAACCGGCTGGGGGCGTTCTCCCTGTCCTTCCTCACCGTGCTCATCACGACGAGGTTCGGGGCCGGCGCCGCCGTCGCCGGGTGGGTGAGCGCCGCCTTCGGTGTCGCCACGATCCCGTCCCGGCTGGCCGGCGGGCGACTGGCCGACCGGATCGGCCGACGCCGCACGATCGTGCTGGGCCTGACCGGGTGCGCGGTGGCGCAACTGGGACTTGCCACGGCCGGCAGCCTGGCGGCGGCCGCCTGCTGGGCCGTGCTGCTGGGCCTCGTCTTCGAGATCTACGAACCACCGAGCCAGGCGATGATCGCCGACGTCGTGGCGCCGGACGAGCAGGTCCGCGCCTACGGCCTGCTGAACGCGGCACTGGCCGCGGCGGGCATGGGCGCGGGACTTCTGGCAGCGGGCCTGGGCCGCTGGGACCTGCGCCAACTGTTCGTCGTCGACGCCTTCACATGTCTGCTCTGTGCCCTCATCGTGCGCCTGTGCCTCCCCGCGGACCGCCGCGTCGCGACGGTGACCGCCGCCCGTGCGCCCTCCGTCGCCCCGTGGCGCGATCGCGCGTTGCTCCGCATGCTCGCGGCCGGGACGCTGTTCGCCGCGGTCTACCTCCAGATCATGCTCACGCTCCCGCTCGCCCTGGACCACGAAGGGCTGAGCCCCGCCGACGCGGGCCTGTTGTTCACCGCCTCCGCACTCACCATCGCCGCGGGGCAACCGCTGACGCGGTGGAGGCGGCTGTCCACCCTCTCCGCGCCCGTCGCCTTCGCCGTCGGCCACCTGCTGCTGGCGGTGGGCCTCGCCGGGTACGGATTCGCCCACGGCCTGCTCGCCCATCTGGCCTCGACCGTGGTGTGGAGCGTGGGTGACCTGCTCCTCGTCGGCCGCGCCCACGCGGTGGTGGCGGGCCTGGCGCCGCCCGGCGGAAAGGGGCGCTACCTGGCGGTCTACGGCACCAGTTGGGGCATCGCGGGTGTCGCCGCCCCCTTGGTGGGGACGCAACTGCTCGAACACGCCGGGCCGGCGGGCCTGTGGGGCGTGATGGCGCTCGCGTGCCTGTTGCTCGCGGCACTGCAACCCGCCCTGGTCCGGGCCGCCGCGCTCCCCCGCACCCACGGCGAACTTCGTTCGCGGGCAGCCGGGTTGCCGAGCGGGCCGGCCCACTGACGCGTACGGGCGCGCGGTTCCCGAACCGGTCAGGAATCCGGAGATCGCGACCCCGTATCTCGCCGCCGCACCCCAGGCCCGTATCGGCGGAGACTTCTCCTGTGTGGCCGTCCTCAACGCCGCGCGTCGCCACCGATCCCCGATGCGTCCTCCGGCGGTCACCGGCGCCCGGGTGGAGACGCCGGAGAACCCGGCCCGATTGCAGCGGGCCGGGTTCTCCATGCGGTGCGGACGCCGTCCGAGAGGACTAGTCGCGGTAGTCGCCGCCGCCGTCACCACCGCGGTCGCCGCCATCGTCGCCACCGCGGTCGCCGCCGCCGTTGCCACCGCGGTCGCCGCCGCGGCCGCCGCCGCCGTTGCCACCGCGGTCGTCGCCGCGGTCACGGTCGCCACCGCCGAAGTGGTGGTCCTCGACGACGCGGAAGCTGCCCACGACGCCGTCCTTGACCTTCACGCCACCGTGGACGCGGAAGGGCACGACACCGTTGCTGGAGCTCCACGGGCCGACCGTGGCGATCGGCGAACCGTTGTCGCAGGTCGCGCCACGGAAGACCTCGACGGTCCGGTGGCTGTCGTTACGGACGTTGAAGCTCCTGGAGCCGAGACCGCTCACGACGGTGATGCAGCCCCAGGAGCGGGCGGAGTAGGAACGCTCGTTGAAGTCGATCCGGCCCTCGTAGTGACGACGGCCACCACGGTCGCCGCCGCCTCCTCCTTCGTTGCCCTTCGACTG includes:
- a CDS encoding CGNR zinc finger domain-containing protein, giving the protein MFDGHVATLLDVAVSLVNVLTDGARQGRPYTAPQGDRLPRAVHDALPPASDRVAVEPEHAIHLARTARRMRAVFDAVDSGRTDRAAELVNGLLRTTGARPQLDRVDGEPWQVHFHGADDSLSVGWSAGCATALALALGSDLAGRLGVCTAPRCDRVYVDNSRNAVRHFCSDACRGRVKAAAFRSRKAARG
- a CDS encoding MFS transporter codes for the protein MPRTVRLLVVARAVNRLGAFSLSFLTVLITTRFGAGAAVAGWVSAAFGVATIPSRLAGGRLADRIGRRRTIVLGLTGCAVAQLGLATAGSLAAAACWAVLLGLVFEIYEPPSQAMIADVVAPDEQVRAYGLLNAALAAAGMGAGLLAAGLGRWDLRQLFVVDAFTCLLCALIVRLCLPADRRVATVTAARAPSVAPWRDRALLRMLAAGTLFAAVYLQIMLTLPLALDHEGLSPADAGLLFTASALTIAAGQPLTRWRRLSTLSAPVAFAVGHLLLAVGLAGYGFAHGLLAHLASTVVWSVGDLLLVGRAHAVVAGLAPPGGKGRYLAVYGTSWGIAGVAAPLVGTQLLEHAGPAGLWGVMALACLLLAALQPALVRAAALPRTHGELRSRAAGLPSGPAH